DNA from Rhipicephalus microplus isolate Deutch F79 chromosome 5, USDA_Rmic, whole genome shotgun sequence:
ACAGCGTTTCTTGTTTCATCGCTTTCTGGTCTTGTACCCGTGTTCGTGAGCTCACCTTATGCTATCAGGGATTAAGTGCGCTTTCACTGACGGTGAAGAGAAGCCGAGGAATATAAggataaaaaaaatatcaaaaggAAAATCACAACGCCCTGTATTTCTTGCATGGTATTGTATGATACGCTGTTGTTCAGGCATTGATTACACACTAGCACAGCCAAGACAAAACTAGTCCCTGCACTCAAGTTTCGAAGATTGCGCACCTCCGGAAAATTCTTGTGGCCTGGCTTAAATTTCTATGCGGCATTTAGTGAACCCGTGCGAAAGCCAAACACGCATAATTGTTTTCAGCATTTTACGAATTTCAGTCGAGATTAGCCaatacgtttgtttattttttgtttttaagaatTTAGCCACGTCATAACGTTATTGCTCACTGAATGTTTAGCGCTCCTCCATGGTAGTTCTCGGTGATATGCTATTATTTGTCCTCTCCGAAGAGAAACGTCGTTTTTTATTtcttatacctgtgtcacacgggcgcgcaaaaagtcttttaagtaagcggtcttttacgaagttgaaagacttttaaccaagaggtgtttgcggcgcagacacacggcagcaacgatctccttttagtgttttcgttcgaagacgctagcgaaagcgtggcgctagcagttaacagagaagcaatgaaaattgaacgatgtatcacgatgtacaaattaaagacttgttgcactgctcgtttcttcaaataaatttaagaataagagaagAAGAAACACCAATGTAAAATTTTTTTGCtctagataaggaagcattcccataactagcaacgtgcacaagtccgtctggcaccactgtgcttttatttaccgtatttgtttttcgctgctctcgacacgttatgggcgaccgtacgggagaaaaagcgaggatcgcaagcctcacagcctgccttctcgctctggaaagcgaggcagacgctgcaaaagccgccaaggagaggatatagcagcgcaagaccgagcgtcaccacgtgatattgccgacgcgttgtagctgcttacgagagtagaaaaggaaataaccattaaaagagttcattacaccgtctgcaggatatgaaatttgtttttacaaagagttttggtgacagaaaaataagcattcgctctttttttcccaccactcgaaaattgctggcgcccactggtttcgaggctactcattcggagccgtaaaagagatcgacgaacgcagtttacgaaaaagaccgcttctgaaaaggagttcgctctgtgccgtgtgtctgctgtcaggaactccttttcggaaaaagaccgcttacttaaaagacttttaagtgcccgtgtgacaggggtattatacACACATTGAGAACGCTTTTGAAAAACCAGCCAGAACTCTACAGCGAAATACTCCAACTAGGCTATTCCCACCAACTCCctaccagaaaaaaaagaaaaacagaaaacataTCACGAACGAACTTTTCAGTATGTTCGTTCTAAATATTATGACTTTATGTGTATTGAAATATATtggttattttgtttttagctttGATGTGCGTTATCACTTCTGGCTTTATGAATCTCAGTGCCTCCCATTCATAAATAAAAAATGGATGATACTGGAATATTTATGAAGCATTAGCAGTGACCATTACCCAAATAATAATTGATATTTTTTGGTACAATGACTTATGCTAGAGTAATTTTTAAAAACTGTTAAAAAACGTTAgacgttaaaaaaacccaagtggtccgaatttccggagcctagcttccactacggcgtccttcatattAACAcagtggttttggcacgtgaaaccccaacaagtaatatttttattattaataattcTACATAAACCAAGAGCATGGACTTTGTGGAAGCATATCGCCCAATACTGTCAACCGGAATCCTGTTTACCCTTGCTCTTTGCCCTAGCACTCGCAACACTCCTTCACACTACCCAATGTTCACCTTATCAGCACATCACATGACTTGGTGCAAtttagtgatgaaaaaaaaaggatgcaccCAGGCTACGCTTTTTTGCCTATACCTCGGGTATCATTTTGTATTCAAGCAGTGTTCATTAATTTTTAGCTCAGTTCATTGCTTCCAGCTCGCCGGAAATATTTTAAACCTTAAAGCAACGTTTCTAGGGTTCTGTAATAATACAAACTGGGTGTGCCGAAAGTACAAGTTCTGAATGCACTGGCGCACAGTCTTTCTTGAAATGGAGGCTTGTTCATATTTTTGCGATATTTATCAAAGGCTGGCGCGATCGCTGCAGCGAAGgccttttttatttcctttattcAATTCGCAGCGTTGGTGCGGTTGCGCAGCCTCTTGCAGTTGACTCAGCCTGGCAGTGTCCCGATTCCGGTTTCACTTCGGTTACTTCCGGAGAAGATGAACCCCGGGATCGTTCTGCGGGAGATCGCAAAGAACGGCGAAAGCAACATCGTGCTCGACGTGGCGACTCACAAGCTGGGTGATTTGTTGAGACATGTACGGGAACATTCATAATTTGATATGAGTATAGTGTACGCCTCTGCTTACGTTTGTTTACTGTCGTTTTCTGGGCTATCGGGTCCTTGAATTTATATTTCAGTCTTACTGAAATCTGTTGAACTTTTTTTCAGTCACTATGTTTAAACTACCGTCCACACGAGAAAAGTAAACAAATCTTTGAACACCGACCTTCATTCGTATATCACCCTTAACTAAGCGAAACGTAAATTGGTACGCACTCAACTACGTTGCGTTGTTTAGTTTCTTTTGGGTGTTCAAAAAATAGAAAATAGAACCATAACTTTTTGTCACTTAATCCTATCGGCATTTGAGCACTTTTCGAGAGCGTCATTCCTGTTTGATTTGAGGTATTCGCACGAGCAGTTTTGAGCAATTCTTTTGTCGGAAATTCATTAGTGCTGATACATACTCTTGTGTTCTTTTAAAATGCCCTTATTCTATGAAACACACATCGCATCTCACATAATGTGAAAATATTTTTACAGGCACAAAGAGTTGGAATCGTGAATGAGTATCACAACTTCATTGTCACCACACTGGTAAGCGCCATCGACAATTTTTTGCAATGACATTGGTGTCCTATCTGTCGTGCTTTCTTTCGATGTTCTGTTTACAAAAACTGATACAGCAGGGGCAATAAAATTATCGATTACAAAAGTTATTTCTGCGGACCAGCTTGTTTATCACCCAGCCCTAGATGGTGTTGAAGAGCGGACCGTTCCCGCATAATGTCTCAAGAAAGTGTTCTTTAGAGCATGCGTCCACATACATAACTGAAGAAATGCCGGACATCAAAATAGTGGATTGTATGCAAGGGTCATCTTAGTGTACACTTGCATTCATAATTAAAAGCTgcagtgttttattgcgataaaTAAAGAGAAACACAGATGCAGGTTCACAAAAACCAATCTCCTCGTGGCGCCATCTCACTTTTTATTCTTCGAGATGTACTTTTCAGTTCATTTAACTTGTCTGTCTACAAGTGTGGATCGCCAAATGCCCTTTTCAGCTGTTAGTTTGTTGTGTTGCCTTGTGAAGATACAGATTTATTTAACCACAGGTTTTTGCTTGGTTTTGCACGATATGCGGAATTTTTTGTTCATTACTGCATTTCAAAATAAAAGGTCAAAATGAGCACTCTTATTACATAACGTGCTATAGCGTGGCAGAAATCAATGCCTGACTGTTATATCCGAGATTTTGTGGAAAAATATGATAGAGATGCATTGTCGCCCATTGTCAGTGATAAAGAAATAATATGTTCTGCACTTAACGCGTATCGATCCTAAAATAATAGTAAGCTATACGAGTGAACTTAAGTCAAAAGATACAACCTATAGAAGTGTAAATTGCACAAAAATGTTGCCATATTTATGAACCTAGATTCCTGGTTTCGCTATTTAAACCAAGTATCTGGATGGCGCAGGACCTCCACAGTGTCGACCTGACAGCCTTGCAAAAGTCTGCGACGAATTTGACTGGCTTCATGCTCCTGAAGAGAGAAGTCTGGGAACAGGACATTGGAGCTGTACGTGAGAAGTACACAAAAACTGGCTTATACCCACTCTTCTTGACTCATCGAGTCTCCTGGAAGCAAATAAGGGTGAGTTCTTAAAGCCGTGCACTCTCATCACCACTGTTTGCAGACTTGGTTGTCACAGTTAAAGGACTCAAGCTGCTTTGTAAACAAGGTGGAAAATATTATATATAAGTTTTTTGCATCGTTTTACGCGTCTCAAATACACTCTATATCTTGTGACTATATTCAAATAAAACAGCGCATCAGTCGAGCGGCTTGAATTAGGTAGTTAGTTTAGTAAGGGTTCAATTTCTCTGTTGAACATTTATAACAGTTACAGAAAAGACTACATCATACTCAAACCACAATTCGTCACGAGTAGATATATTGTAAAATTTATACACTTAGCAGTAGTAGCATAATCACTGAAATTACTCGTTTATATTAGGAGCATCAACCACCATCTGTTATAGCGATAACACTGTGTCTCCATCAGTAGAAAATAACATGGTGTTCGGTACTCCCGCAAGAATAGATATCAGTTTGCACATCGAGGTAGATATTAGCCCCGAAGAAACTGCACGCTTTCGGCAGATTCTGCTAAGCGATGCACTGAATCTTAGTCGAAAAACGGTGTCATGAAGGAGAAGTGAAATTTGCGTGTCTTAAACCATGAAGCTCGCTTAATATAATTGATCTGCACTCACTACAGAGGTTTAACAAAGCATAATAGTCACACTCTAATGTTATGCTGTAGAAAACACCGTGTTCTCAAAAGCAGTGTACTAATCGTGAAAAGCCGTGCACTGAAAACTCATATCTGCAGCTGCTACCACGTTTCcataatcatcgtcatcatcagtctgactatgtccactgcaggacaaaggcctctcccatgttctgccagttcaCCCgctcctgcgcttgctgctgccaatttatacccgcaaacttcacaatctgatctgcccacctaaccttctgtcttcccctaacccgcttgctttctctagAATTTCAGTTAGTTACTCttgatgaccagtggttatcctgtctacgcgctacatgcccggcccatgtccatttcctcttcttcatttcaactatgatgtccttaacccacgtctgtttcctaatccactctgctctcttcttgtctcttaaggttacacctaccatttttctttccattgctcgctgcgtcgtcctcaatttaagctgaacccgctttgtaagtctccaggtttctgctccatagctaagcaccggcaagatacagctgttatataccttcctcttgagggatagtggcaaactacctgtcataatttgagagtgcttgccaaatgtgctccactccattcctATTCTTTtatttacttcaatcttgtggctcgtttccgcggttattacctgccctaagtagacatagtcttttataacttgaagtgcaatattacctatctcgaagcactgctctcttccaaggttgttgcacattactttcgctttctgcagaataattttaagacccatctttctgctctccttgtctaactccgtaatcatgagttgacattcgtctcctgagttactcagcaatgcagggtcatcggcgaagcgcaggttattaaggcactctccattaactcttatccctaactgtttccattctagacttctgaaaacctcctgtaagcacgccacgctaaatagcattgggaagattgtgtccctctgccttacaccctatttcattgacattttgttgctttctttatgaaacactaaggtagcagttgatgcgctgtacatttcttccaggatgtttaaatatacttcatcgatgccctgattttgcagtgtgtgcatgacggctgatatttctactcaatcaaacgccttcttgtaatcaatgaaggctatgtatagtggctggttataatctgagcatttctgtattacctgatggatagtatgaatgtggtcgattgttgagtagcctgttcgaaatcttgcttgttgctttggttgattgaattttaatgttttcttcactctgttagcaattacctttgtaaatagcttgtatacggcagagagcaagctgatcagcctgtaattcttcaagtccttgtcatctcctttcttatgtattcagGTGATGATAGCAttattccaagactctggtactcttcccgtcaggaaacatttcgtaaatagggtggctagtttttttaacacaatctgtcctcaatctttcagcagatgaggcgttacctgatcctcaccagcagatttgcctctttgcatgcttcccaaagcttttctgacttctgtcattactggtggggtggcaactgggttactgctagttcttacagtattaagttcgtggttgtcccggctactgtaaaGATCTTAGTAAAACTCCTCCAATATTTTAAcaatcctattcatattggtagttattttgccttctttgtcccttagtgtatacatccaatttttgcctatcccaagtttcctcttcactgctttgacgcttccttcgtttttcaaagcgtgttcaattttctccatgttataccttcttacatcgcatactctACGCCTattaattaacttcgaaagctctattatgggcagaaacagcgcacaaatTCACGGGACGAatagaagagacacaaacaagcgctgctTTGTGtcccttctcttcgtcccgtgagtttgtgcgctgtttctgcccataatgtatcaccaactagcccaactttcagtatTGCGTccaaagctctgccagttctattttgtctgttgggtttgacactttcatgatatgatgcttcttaatgagattcttcatttcctgggacagcttgtcagtgtcctgtctaacaaccctgcctccaacttccacttcacactccgcaatgatactcgtcagattatcattcattgtatctatgaagaggttggtttcctcactaagagccaagcacctgttttgaagcaaaactctgaattattgtactttccctctcagtgctagctcattaattggcatcttacgtatcagtttctgtcgttcctccttcaagtctaggcgaattcgagaccgcaccattaatgctcactgcatcgtaccttgccaaccacttccacatcctgcgtGATGCCTTGGA
Protein-coding regions in this window:
- the LOC142817553 gene encoding glutamate receptor ionotropic, kainate 3-like, which translates into the protein MNPGIVLREIAKNGESNIVLDVATHKLGDLLRHAQRVGIVNEYHNFIVTTLDLHSVDLTALQKSATNLTGFMLLKREVWEQDIGAVREKYTKTGLYPLFLTHRVSWKQIREPHSKFSFVGQARIAKKVPIL